GCACGTGGAAAagtaatctcgctctcgctcgtctcgctctctcttcttttttttactcACAAATCACTatatctctcgctctctcttctttttttcactCACAAATCAATATGTCTCTCGCTCTAGCTCATCTCACTCTCTCTTCGGTTCATCACCCACAAAATCACTCATCTGTCTTGTCTCTTGCTCACCAAAATTGGTCGCATCAGAGCTGCTCGGATGAACTCGTCGtgctgaagaaaaagaagaagacgtACAAAGGAGAAGAAgctagagaagaagaagacaatgTGCAGATAAGATTTCTCGCActagagaagaagaggaaaaagaaaaaagaagagcaATAACATAACTTCACGTGATCATGACATTAGCAACGGgacatttaataatatttttcaaatgtgGGTCATTTATCATTTTAGACCATTAAAATGGATTTTTTGGGCAATCAATATGAAGAAACAAGTACAGAAGACAAATcctaaacaaataacaaaaaaaaactataatataataataaataatcccTCTCATTAGTAAACAAATAAttataacaaaacaaaacacctttctttttttttcttttttttttctgtctATTTACATAGGATtttacaaagaaagaaattgggTAATTagaaataatcaaaatggtGATTAGGGATTTGGAAAGGTTGTTGTCTTTGTTTTTTGCTCAATTTGGGTAAATAATTAGAAGGGTATTTGGAGTAATTAAGGTTAGGATTATTGTTGTTGGGGATTTGTGGAGGTCGTACGGATCTAATTAAAGCCCAATTAATTCCTTTGAAAAATTCATGTCTTTTGATTTCAACTGAACCTTTTAAACTTCCAAttcttttttttggatttttcacCAAAAGCTTCTTGATTAAATCCTCAACTTTCACCATTTCTTCATACTCTTTGCTGCTACTAATCCCAATTCTTGGAAATCTTAATGGCTGCTTCAATATGTTCATTAATGTCTTCTCATTGTTTTCACCTTTAAATGGGGTTTTTCCGTACAGCATTTCGTATAAGAATATCCCCAATGTCCACCAATCCACGCCGCTGCCGTGCCCTTGGCCGGAAATCACCTCCGGCGCCAAATACTCGTGGGTTCCGACGAACGATTTCGACCTAGCGTTTATTGGTTCCGCTATTAATTCTGGTTCTGGGTCGAATTCCTCGCCGTCGCCGTCGCTGTCCCCGTCTCCGCCGTACACGACGGCGGGTGCGGCGGCGTGCTCGGTGATGGTGGTGACGGTGGTTGATTTTTTGCGACGGGAGAGGGAGAAACAGGAGAGGACAGGTTGAATGGGAGCGGGCGGCGCAGAGGTGGTTGAGGTGGTGGAGGAGTAGGATCTGACGTGGCGGTCGTCGGAGGCGGTGGTCCGGCAACGGATGAGCTTTGGAACGACGTCGCATTTGAGACAGAGATCGAAATCAGATAGCATTATATGGCCGTCTTCTCTAACTAAAACGTTTTCCGGCTTTAAATCTCGGTAAATTATGCCCATCATGTGCATAATTCAAGGGCTAAAATTATCTCCGCCGCATAAAACCTGtcccaaacaaaaaaaaaaaaccattagtACTGCTAAATCATAAGAATATTGTATTTTGGTACAAGAAATTTAGACTTTTGATCACTTACTCGAAAATATATCTTACAGCTAGTTGAAgtagatttatattttattttcagtaCAATAAGTGAGAATATTATGAAGATTTGAGTCCCTTACTGAGAGTATATACctgtaaattatatttgaaaaaaagaaaaataaataaattttttgctATCTCGATTGCATTTATCTTTTGTAATTTAAgtaattatctaataaaacttgtcatgtataaatatatattttaacaaaattctaaaaaaaattgtgtgaaggaaagaaaaacattgaaCCTAGATGCAACCTAGACTTtacataatcattatttttgttcaattttactTCGTCACGTAATTCTTTTATTCTAAGTTTTGTATATATTTGAGAGATTAAGTGAGATGCACAAAGGCAACACTCAAATATCTTTAAATACATACATGGTTGAATAGGTAAAACATAAATATCCAATCACTCACATCCTAACTCAGAACAAACAAATAGCTATCAAATTATGCTTTtgactaaataaataaataagtagtGTAATTATTAACAGACAAATAATGGAACTATATTGAAAATAGATACATGTTAAAATTCGTTTTGTAATAATTGACATGCattggtttttttatttaaaaaagagagagagagaaaaaaaaggaaaaacttacTTAGCGGAAGAAATGGAGAAACGTTTATTGGGTAGACGTAGGCGAGCAGCATACAAATCACCACCAGGACAAAACTCCATAACCAAGCAAGAATAGTGAGAAGCTTCAAAGTCCGCATAAAGCGTAGGCAAAAACGGATGATCAAGCACTTTCAATATTTCCTTTTCCATATCTGCCCTTCTCTCTTTATTTCTAACACAAACCGCTTCTCTATCAACCACTTTCATTGCATAAAAGCACTTTGGTAACCCCACCATTGGATTCCTTATCTCACATAAGTAAACACTCCCAATATCTCCACTCCCCACCCGCCGTAGTAGCCGGAAATGCTCCAACCCCACTTCCCCTTTCACTCGCCGGAGCCACCGCATCGCCTCCCATCCCACTTCGTTTGCCTTGTGTGGCTTCATCATCATCTGTAATGGTAATGTTGGGATATTATTGTCGATGCTGCCGTCTGCCGCTGAGCTGCTGCTTCGGCGACGGCTACCGAAACTGAGGTTGCTCATCCAACTACGAGTCGAGTCGGGGACGGTTATGGAGGAGGAACAACTGCTGTCGTAGTCCGACCACTCGTCTTTGTTTATGCTTCCCATCGTAGCGCAAACAGAAGAAAAGATCAACAGGTACACCAGTATAGCGAAGAAAAGTTTAAGTTTGAGGAATAAATTGAGAAAGTTTTAACAAAaggagagaagaaagaaaaaagagagggtTTGAGGATGGTGGTTGTGTTGtgggtttgtgggtttttttctttatatatatgtgtgtgtatatatatagacaAGTTTGAGTGTGggctttttttagtacaatattattattattggtaaatataattgttttccttttttttatttttttactttatgtttaaaaaaaagtgccacttttttcttcttcttgctcgCGAGTTGTGTGTGAGTACTTATGAGTTACTAACTACTATGTAatgtaaaaaacaaaaataataattaaattaaaggttAAAAACACTATTTTGATTTATGTGCTTTGGAGTTTTTGAGCTAGTTTCTTTAttttggttgattttttttataaaaaaattattatatattggcattaaaatatatattttagaaatatattcaTGTATTTGTACTTTATtacattaaaattattattattatttaactaatttcatCCCAAATTAATTTTCAGGTCTAAACTTAAGATTTATTgtatatggactaaaattaaacaaaactctaaagtataggaactaaaatggtattttaacatAAATCAAATTATATGTTTAGTTTATGAACTTTCATATTTGTGTGTTTATTTAGTTTCACTTTTGAAATATTGGAGACCAAGTAGATACTAActtgaaaatttagagactaaatttataatttaactcaataatattaattattattaggctaaattatataaaatgcCCCTAAACTTTGTATCTTGtgtcaaaaatatccttaaactttccaAAGTGTCAAAAATACTATTAAACttacaaaataagtttaaaaataccctcgcaaaattttatgttttaatttaaaactttagGAAATGTTTGTGGCAAAGACTATcctaaaactataataatcacctcttgcttactatttcaaaacccccaATTGGCTACCGttaatactatttcaaaatcctcatttactacagtatttactatttgctacatTTTATACTATCTtacattaattatttttttaatctttgctacagtgtttactattttcttctcaacCCAAAATAGTTTAaacctcaaacacatattattatataacccaaactaaaataatctacactcaaacacaaactattataactcaactataataacccttggactataataaccaactcattATCCCAAATATCCccttagtttttattttggttgtgGAGAAAATTGGTATAAGAATTGGAAAATAGGATAATAATGAGAAtatctatataaaaaaatgatgatatttatattaatttgttttaaaattagttctttCCGAActcaagaaaacttcaaacaaattgattatCATATTAACGATGGGAGCATTcttaaacaattattttaaaaaaatgacgtATTAACCATTTTTGTTCATATGCTAATGGTGGGTATAGTTTTGAACTTTCTTTTTTAACTTTagggatattttttaaacttttgaaaaatcgGAAGTATCTTTGAAACATAACTTTAATGACTTTCATCCAAAACTAACAGTAAGAGtatttttaaactaatttttttaaagtttaagagtatttgTGGAACTTTTGAAGAAGTTTTGAAAGTTcgtgactatttttttttacacggagtttttataatttaaccttgttattattaaaatatcattttagccCATTATTTACTCTCCATTATCCAAATTTAGTtgttgtatttttaaaaatcttaaaaattaacataaaagattccttttttttaatttaatttaaagtttat
This DNA window, taken from Benincasa hispida cultivar B227 chromosome 6, ASM972705v1, whole genome shotgun sequence, encodes the following:
- the LOC120079351 gene encoding LOW QUALITY PROTEIN: protein kinase PINOID 2 (The sequence of the model RefSeq protein was modified relative to this genomic sequence to represent the inferred CDS: inserted 1 base in 1 codon), whose product is MGSINKDEWSDYDSSCSSSITVPDSTRSWMSNLSFGSRRRSSSSAADGSIDNNIPTLPLQMMMKPHKANEVGWEAMRWLRRVKGEVGLEHFRLLRRVGSGDIGSVYLCEIRNPMVGLPKCFYAMKVVDREAVCVRNKERRADMEKEILKVLDHPFLPTLYADFEASHYSCLVMEFCPGGDLYAARLRLPNKRFSISSAKFYAAEIILALEXMHMMGIIYRDLKPENVLVREDGHIMLSDFDLCLKCDVVPKLIRCRTTASDDRHVRSYSSTTSTTSAPPAPIQPVLSCFSLSRRKKSTTVTTITEHAAAPAVVYGGDGDSDGDGEEFDPEPELIAEPINARSKSFVGTHEYLAPEVISGQGHGSGVDWWTLGIFLYEMLYGKTPFKGENNEKTLMNILKQPLRFPRIGISSSKEYEEMVKVEDLIKKLLVKNPKKRIGSLKGSVEIKRHEFFKGINWALIRSVRPPQIPNNNNPNLNYSKYPSNYLPKLSKKQRQQPFQIPNHHFDYF